The following proteins are co-located in the Nocardioides piscis genome:
- a CDS encoding prephenate dehydrogenase/arogenate dehydrogenase family protein — protein sequence MTTEDATLIEIVGTGLLGTSIGLACRRAGMEVVLTDISAEHVRTASGLGAGRPRRADDRPGLVVVAVPPDHLADAITAALDGSDAVVTDVGSVKGRPLAEVTPRVTPDQLSRYVGSHPMAGSERSGPLAASAALFDGRPWAITPHEGSARRPSRR from the coding sequence ATGACGACTGAGGACGCGACGCTGATCGAGATCGTCGGCACCGGACTCCTCGGGACCTCGATCGGTCTGGCGTGCCGTCGTGCAGGGATGGAGGTGGTGCTCACCGACATCTCGGCCGAGCACGTCCGCACCGCCAGCGGCCTGGGCGCGGGTCGGCCCAGGCGGGCCGACGACCGGCCGGGGCTCGTCGTCGTCGCCGTACCCCCCGATCACCTCGCCGACGCGATCACGGCGGCGCTGGACGGCAGCGACGCGGTCGTCACCGATGTCGGCAGCGTCAAGGGCCGCCCGCTGGCCGAGGTGACTCCCCGGGTGACACCTGACCAGCTGTCGAGGTATGTCGGGTCGCACCCGATGGCCGGCAGCGAGCGCTCGGGGCCGCTGGCCGCAAGCGCCGCACTCTTCGACGGTCGCCCCTGGGCGATCACCCCGCACGAGGGCTCTGCCCGGCGGCCGTCGAGGCGGTGA
- a CDS encoding prephenate dehydrogenase dimerization domain-containing protein codes for MRLIDVCGAMATRLSPVEHDKAVARTSHLPHLAAVLVAGRLAGAPPDHLALSGQGVRDVTRIAASDPVLWQQILAANSQAVGELLGELRGRLDVLIDAVHNDEWETLRSILGEGVAGTLAIPGKHGGPVRPMLSVFVSVPDNPGELARLFGDAGEIGVNIEDVHIDHDPGRPVGLTELVVEESRAEHLLDALESRGWTIHR; via the coding sequence ATGCGGCTGATCGACGTCTGCGGAGCGATGGCGACGAGGCTCTCCCCGGTGGAGCACGACAAGGCCGTCGCCCGCACCTCCCACCTGCCTCACCTGGCGGCCGTGCTGGTCGCTGGACGCCTTGCTGGCGCGCCACCCGACCACCTCGCGCTGTCAGGGCAGGGAGTGCGTGACGTCACCCGGATCGCTGCGAGCGACCCGGTGCTGTGGCAGCAGATCCTCGCTGCCAACTCACAGGCGGTCGGCGAGCTCCTGGGCGAGCTGCGGGGGCGCCTCGACGTCCTCATCGACGCGGTCCACAACGACGAGTGGGAGACCCTGCGCTCCATCCTCGGTGAGGGGGTCGCCGGCACCTTGGCGATCCCGGGCAAGCACGGCGGTCCGGTCCGGCCGATGCTCTCGGTGTTCGTCTCCGTGCCTGACAACCCCGGTGAGCTCGCGCGCCTGTTCGGCGACGCCGGCGAGATCGGCGTCAACATCGAGGACGTGCACATCGACCACGATCCCGGCCGGCCGGTCGGGCTCACCGAGCTGGTGGTGGAGGAGAGTCGCGCCGAGCACCTCCTCGACGCCCTGGAATCCCGCGGATGGACGATCCACCGGTAG
- the cmk gene encoding (d)CMP kinase, which produces MSSLVVAIDGPSGSGKSSTSRGVAGRLGLRYLDTGAMFRAITWWMLAQGVDLTDPEAIAAHADEPQIESGTDPDNPTIRVDGADVSVAIRSDEVNAAVSPVSAVPRVRSRLLELQRQIIGAGGIVVEGRDIGSVVAPDAPVKVYLSADAQARAIRRAAEAGGDVAATQDSLLARDRIDSGRATAPLVLAEGAVHIDTTPYTLDEVIEQVVTLVEALEAEA; this is translated from the coding sequence GTGAGTTCACTTGTCGTAGCCATTGATGGACCCTCCGGCTCCGGCAAGTCCAGCACTTCGCGGGGAGTCGCAGGGCGGCTCGGGCTGCGCTACCTCGACACGGGTGCGATGTTCCGCGCGATCACCTGGTGGATGCTCGCCCAGGGCGTCGACCTGACCGATCCGGAGGCGATCGCGGCGCACGCCGACGAGCCGCAGATCGAGTCCGGCACCGATCCGGACAACCCGACGATCCGCGTGGACGGGGCCGACGTCTCGGTCGCCATCCGCAGCGACGAGGTCAACGCTGCAGTGAGCCCGGTCAGTGCAGTGCCCCGGGTGCGGTCCCGGCTGCTCGAGCTCCAGCGCCAGATCATCGGAGCCGGCGGGATCGTCGTCGAGGGCCGCGACATCGGGTCGGTGGTGGCGCCGGACGCCCCGGTGAAGGTCTATCTCAGCGCCGACGCCCAGGCACGCGCCATCCGCCGGGCCGCCGAGGCCGGCGGCGACGTCGCCGCGACCCAGGACTCCCTGCTCGCTCGCGACCGGATCGACTCGGGGCGGGCCACGGCTCCCCTCGTGCTGGCCGAGGGCGCGGTCCACATCGACACCACGCCATACACGCTGGACGAGGTCATCGAGCAGGTCGTGACGCTCGTGGAGGCCCTCGAGGCCGAGGCATGA
- a CDS encoding lysophospholipid acyltransferase family protein translates to MTELPRPSDQHPRRGLLRVLRPVARAGVGTYWDVKVHDRTRVPADGPVILASNHTGWLDGPLLTVLSPRPVHALTKQEMFAGRLGPVLRAAGQIPLDRFGADPSAVKSCLRVLRDGGVVGIFPEGTRGAGEFDVFHHGVTYLALASGAPVVPVTQVGTRARGAHSGDLPPRGSTIDMVFGQAWSTPACRGHAPGNTSWPLRC, encoded by the coding sequence ATGACCGAGCTGCCCAGGCCGAGTGACCAACACCCGCGGCGCGGGCTGCTGCGGGTCCTGCGACCGGTCGCGCGTGCCGGAGTGGGCACCTATTGGGACGTCAAGGTCCATGACCGCACCCGGGTGCCCGCTGACGGTCCGGTCATCCTGGCCTCCAACCACACCGGCTGGCTCGATGGTCCGTTGCTCACCGTCCTGTCCCCCCGACCGGTCCACGCCCTGACCAAGCAGGAGATGTTCGCCGGCAGGCTGGGCCCGGTGCTGCGGGCTGCGGGCCAGATCCCTCTCGACCGCTTCGGCGCAGACCCGAGCGCCGTCAAGTCGTGCCTGCGCGTGCTGCGCGACGGTGGCGTGGTCGGGATCTTCCCCGAGGGCACCCGCGGGGCGGGGGAGTTCGACGTCTTCCACCACGGCGTCACCTATCTCGCGCTGGCGTCCGGGGCGCCGGTGGTCCCGGTGACCCAGGTCGGGACGCGTGCCAGGGGTGCGCACAGCGGCGACCTCCCCCCGCGTGGCAGCACCATCGACATGGTCTTCGGCCAGGCGTGGAGCACCCCCGCCTGCCGTGGCCACGCACCCGGGAACACATCCTGGCCACTTCGTTGTTGA
- the der gene encoding ribosome biogenesis GTPase Der, whose product MTEYDDEPTGPTPVLAVVGRPNVGKSTLVNRIIGRREAVVEDRPGVTRDRVSYDANWNGRAFTVVDTGGWDPDARGLFERIAAQAEVAVTLADAVLFVVDATVGITDADEAVVKILRKSGKPVVLAANKVDDQRAEAEAYGLWNLGLGEPFAVSALHGRGSGDMLDAILAALPETPPETFGEIGGPRRIALVGKPNVGKSSLLNKLAGSERVVVDDVAGTTVDPVDELVEMGDRTWRFIDTAGIRKRVKEASGHEFYASLRTSTAIDRAEVAVLVLDAGQTVSEQDMRIIQTIRDAGRAMVIAFNKWDLVDDERRYYLEREIERDLVQVQWAPRINITAKTGWHVDRLVPALDKALAGWETRISTGALNTFLGRLVGEHPHPVRSGKQPKILFATQPSTSPPTFILFTSGKLDASYERFIERRLREQFGFVGTPIILQQRPREKRKR is encoded by the coding sequence ATGACCGAGTACGACGACGAGCCCACGGGCCCGACACCGGTGCTCGCCGTCGTCGGGCGCCCCAACGTCGGGAAGTCCACCCTCGTCAACCGGATCATCGGCCGCCGTGAAGCCGTCGTCGAGGACCGGCCGGGCGTGACCCGCGACCGCGTCTCCTACGACGCCAACTGGAACGGCCGCGCCTTCACCGTCGTCGACACCGGCGGGTGGGACCCGGACGCCCGTGGCCTGTTCGAACGCATCGCGGCACAGGCCGAGGTCGCCGTCACGCTGGCCGACGCGGTCCTGTTCGTCGTCGACGCCACTGTCGGCATCACCGACGCCGACGAGGCAGTCGTCAAGATCCTCCGCAAGTCCGGCAAGCCGGTCGTGCTGGCGGCCAACAAGGTCGACGACCAGCGCGCCGAGGCCGAGGCCTACGGCCTGTGGAACCTGGGACTGGGCGAGCCCTTCGCCGTCTCCGCCCTCCACGGTCGTGGCTCCGGCGACATGCTCGACGCGATCCTGGCTGCACTGCCCGAGACGCCGCCCGAGACCTTCGGTGAGATCGGTGGGCCTCGGCGCATCGCCCTGGTCGGCAAGCCCAACGTCGGCAAGTCCTCCCTCCTCAACAAGCTCGCCGGCTCCGAGCGGGTCGTCGTCGACGACGTGGCCGGCACCACCGTCGACCCGGTCGACGAGCTGGTCGAGATGGGCGACCGCACCTGGCGCTTCATCGACACGGCAGGCATCCGCAAGCGCGTCAAGGAAGCCTCGGGTCACGAGTTCTATGCCTCCTTGCGCACCTCGACCGCCATCGACCGGGCCGAGGTGGCCGTCCTGGTGCTGGACGCCGGCCAGACGGTCTCCGAGCAGGACATGCGCATCATCCAGACGATCCGCGACGCCGGGCGTGCCATGGTGATCGCCTTCAACAAGTGGGACCTCGTCGACGACGAGCGCCGCTACTACCTCGAGCGTGAGATCGAGCGCGATCTCGTGCAGGTGCAGTGGGCGCCCCGGATCAACATCACCGCCAAGACGGGATGGCACGTCGACCGGCTCGTGCCTGCGCTCGACAAGGCGCTGGCAGGCTGGGAGACGCGGATCTCGACGGGAGCGCTCAACACGTTCCTGGGCAGGCTGGTGGGGGAGCACCCGCACCCGGTCCGCAGCGGCAAGCAGCCCAAGATCCTCTTCGCCACCCAGCCCTCGACGTCGCCGCCGACCTTCATCCTGTTCACCAGCGGCAAGCTCGACGCTTCCTACGAGCGCTTCATCGAGCGCAGGCTGCGTGAGCAGTTCGGCTTCGTCGGCACACCCATCATCCTGCAGCAGCGCCCACGCGAGAAGCGCAAGCGCTGA
- a CDS encoding M23 family metallopeptidase produces the protein MLLGRVATAVIGACASLLFVAGPASAVPSDPTGGTAKSARSAKAPSALEAAVARHVDHREQALTAMMSAADEHAAVEQVRAQRLAALGYHGDVTDLDHVLPVPADSYRISAGFGLAGAMWASTHTGLDFAASSGTPLVAVADATVTEVADAGPYGLRTILTLEDGTEVWYAHQLLSLVEPGQTVELGESIGMVGSTGNSTGPHLHLEIHPDGGDAIDPVEWLTGHDLAP, from the coding sequence ATGTTGCTTGGTCGTGTCGCGACAGCGGTCATCGGTGCCTGCGCATCGCTGCTGTTCGTCGCCGGGCCGGCCAGCGCCGTACCCTCCGATCCCACCGGGGGGACAGCCAAGTCCGCCAGGTCTGCCAAGGCCCCGTCGGCTCTCGAGGCGGCTGTCGCGCGCCACGTCGACCACCGCGAGCAGGCGCTCACGGCCATGATGTCTGCGGCCGACGAGCACGCAGCGGTCGAGCAGGTGCGGGCCCAGCGCCTCGCGGCCCTCGGCTACCACGGCGACGTCACCGACCTCGACCACGTGCTGCCGGTGCCTGCTGACAGCTACCGCATCTCCGCGGGGTTCGGCCTCGCCGGCGCCATGTGGGCAAGCACCCACACCGGTCTCGACTTCGCCGCGTCCTCCGGCACTCCCCTGGTCGCCGTCGCCGACGCGACCGTGACCGAGGTCGCCGATGCCGGCCCCTACGGACTGCGCACGATCCTCACGCTCGAGGACGGCACCGAGGTCTGGTATGCCCACCAGCTGCTGTCACTCGTCGAGCCGGGCCAGACCGTGGAGCTCGGCGAGTCGATCGGGATGGTCGGCTCCACCGGCAACAGCACCGGCCCGCACCTGCACCTCGAGATCCACCCCGACGGCGGAGATGCCATCGACCCGGTCGAGTGGTTGACCGGCCACGACCTGGCTCCCTGA
- the cobS gene encoding adenosylcobinamide-GDP ribazoletransferase produces the protein MRTLAAATMLLTRVPVPSSAGGVDPARAAALYPLVGAGIGGVVGGIAVGAGELWPVLVVATLAVAAEVILTGALHLDGLADCADGLAGRDREHRLQIMKDHAIGVYAAATLSLHLLVKVAALAALLHALRPEEMLLLLVGVYATSRGAMLPLARLLPYARTDGTGRAVVEGLGTRQLLTGLVLVLVGSAATVAVDPGAALLVTLVAALTTLSIGLLAQRRIGGVTGDVLGACAELTVSAMLLAAVAVLA, from the coding sequence GTGCGCACCCTGGCCGCGGCCACGATGCTGCTCACCCGGGTGCCGGTCCCGTCCTCGGCGGGAGGCGTCGATCCCGCTCGTGCCGCCGCGCTCTATCCCCTGGTCGGTGCCGGGATCGGGGGCGTCGTGGGGGGCATCGCCGTCGGAGCCGGGGAGCTGTGGCCGGTGCTGGTCGTTGCCACCTTGGCGGTCGCTGCAGAAGTGATCCTCACCGGCGCCCTGCACCTGGACGGGCTGGCCGACTGCGCCGACGGACTGGCCGGCCGCGACCGCGAGCACCGGCTGCAGATCATGAAGGACCACGCCATCGGTGTGTATGCCGCAGCAACCCTGTCACTGCACCTGCTGGTGAAGGTGGCCGCCCTGGCGGCCCTGCTGCACGCGCTTCGGCCGGAGGAGATGCTGCTTCTCCTGGTCGGCGTGTACGCAACGTCTCGCGGAGCGATGCTGCCGCTGGCGCGGCTGCTGCCCTACGCCCGGACCGACGGGACCGGCCGTGCCGTGGTCGAGGGACTGGGCACGAGGCAGCTGCTGACCGGTCTCGTCCTGGTGCTCGTCGGGTCGGCAGCGACGGTCGCTGTCGATCCCGGGGCGGCGCTGCTGGTCACCCTCGTTGCTGCGCTGACCACCCTGTCGATCGGGCTCCTGGCGCAGCGCCGCATCGGCGGCGTGACCGGGGACGTGCTCGGCGCTTGCGCGGAGCTGACCGTGTCAGCCATGTTGTTGGCGGCGGTCGCCGTCCTCGCCTGA
- the cobT gene encoding nicotinate-nucleotide--dimethylbenzimidazole phosphoribosyltransferase encodes MTDLTVLMSTIEAIRPASDQTRREATAAMADKVKPLGSLGLLEEVAIRIAALRGRVDLPDPTPAVVVCAADHGIAREGVSAFPQAVTGLMLTAFGTGGAAVAVLSRAAGARLVVADLGVIDPPVVPGVLDLSIRPGTANSVDGPAMTPAEATAALRQGIDLAHELVDDGVDLIALGEMGIGNTTTASALTAALLGLDAAATCGRGTGLDDEQVAHKVSVVDQVLARHASVSDDPLAVLAAMGGLEVAALAGVVLGAAERKVPVLVDGFITGAAALVAARLAPACTDAMVAAHLSPEPGHALQLAALGLRPLLDLQMRLGEGSGAALAINVVRSSIAVLTEMATFASLGLDQTSPVT; translated from the coding sequence ATGACTGACCTGACCGTGCTGATGAGCACCATCGAGGCGATCCGGCCCGCTTCCGACCAGACCCGGCGGGAGGCCACGGCCGCCATGGCCGACAAGGTCAAGCCCCTGGGCAGCCTGGGTCTCCTGGAGGAGGTCGCGATCCGCATCGCGGCCCTGCGCGGCCGAGTCGACCTGCCCGACCCGACCCCCGCCGTCGTCGTCTGCGCCGCCGACCACGGCATCGCCCGCGAAGGGGTGAGCGCGTTCCCCCAGGCAGTCACCGGGCTGATGCTCACCGCGTTCGGCACCGGCGGGGCCGCCGTGGCGGTGCTGTCCCGAGCCGCCGGTGCCCGGCTGGTGGTGGCCGACCTCGGCGTGATCGACCCACCGGTGGTGCCCGGCGTGCTCGACCTCAGCATCCGTCCGGGCACCGCCAACAGCGTCGACGGTCCGGCGATGACCCCGGCCGAGGCCACTGCGGCGCTCCGCCAGGGCATCGACCTCGCCCATGAGCTCGTCGACGACGGTGTCGACCTCATTGCCCTCGGCGAGATGGGCATCGGCAACACCACCACCGCCAGCGCACTGACCGCTGCGCTCCTCGGTCTTGATGCTGCCGCGACGTGTGGCCGCGGCACCGGCCTCGACGACGAGCAGGTGGCCCACAAGGTCTCGGTGGTCGACCAGGTCCTGGCGCGACACGCATCAGTGTCCGACGACCCACTCGCCGTCCTAGCTGCGATGGGTGGTCTCGAGGTGGCGGCGCTTGCCGGTGTCGTGCTCGGCGCCGCAGAGCGGAAGGTCCCTGTGCTCGTGGACGGGTTCATCACCGGGGCCGCTGCGCTGGTGGCCGCCCGACTCGCGCCCGCGTGCACCGACGCGATGGTCGCAGCGCACCTCTCTCCCGAGCCCGGCCACGCCCTGCAGCTCGCCGCGCTGGGGCTGCGGCCGCTGCTCGACCTGCAGATGCGACTCGGCGAGGGCAGCGGGGCGGCCCTCGCGATCAACGTCGTGCGCTCGTCCATCGCTGTGCTCACCGAGATGGCGACGTTCGCCAGCCTCGGCCTGGACCAGACCAGTCCGGTGACCTGA
- the cobU gene encoding bifunctional adenosylcobinamide kinase/adenosylcobinamide-phosphate guanylyltransferase, producing MALTFLTGGARSGKSARAVLMASASDRPVTFIATARAGDAEMADRIRLHRAERPARWETVEAPLDLGAAVAGVGAESVGIIDCLSLWVANLLERGDCGVEIEAAAERVAAACAASRADWIVVSNEVGMGLVPMHPLGRDYRDRLGRVNATFSRHASLAQLMVAGRALTLGDHNHDLDLITRRTHD from the coding sequence ATGGCACTGACCTTCCTGACCGGCGGAGCCCGCAGCGGTAAGTCGGCTCGCGCCGTGCTGATGGCCAGCGCGAGCGACCGTCCTGTCACGTTCATCGCGACCGCGCGGGCAGGTGACGCAGAGATGGCGGACCGGATCCGGCTGCACCGGGCCGAGCGCCCAGCCCGCTGGGAAACCGTCGAGGCGCCGCTCGACCTCGGAGCGGCGGTCGCCGGGGTCGGAGCCGAGTCCGTGGGAATCATCGACTGCCTCTCGTTGTGGGTCGCCAACCTCCTCGAGCGCGGTGACTGCGGGGTCGAGATCGAAGCAGCAGCCGAGCGGGTCGCCGCAGCCTGCGCCGCCAGCAGGGCGGACTGGATCGTGGTCAGCAACGAGGTCGGCATGGGCCTGGTGCCGATGCATCCCCTCGGCCGCGACTACCGCGACCGGCTCGGCCGGGTCAACGCCACCTTCTCCCGCCATGCCTCGCTCGCCCAGCTCATGGTCGCCGGGCGCGCTCTCACGCTCGGTGACCACAACCACGACCTCGACCTCATCACAAGGAGAACCCATGACTGA
- a CDS encoding CobD/CbiB family cobalamin biosynthesis protein gives MSRLGHRAIGVALGLLLQKALPEPPDRWHPVGWFGTAMQRVEAVTYADSRSAGVRHALAGVALGAVAGRATSSTVLAVGLCAAGRELRRAARLVEAPLLDGDLAGARAHLPSLVGRDPSRLDASAIAAAVVESLAENSVDAVIAPAAWGLLAGAPGVLAHRAINTMDAMVGHHDDRYENYGWASARLDDGANWIPARLFALLVMAAEPGRASAVRGAVRRDAHLHPSPNAGVAEAAVAAALGRELGGPLHYGERHEDRPRLGDGARPEAVDISRARELTSRVEWALIGALVLLWWTDRRLAPAHAGAMRTRRTT, from the coding sequence ATGAGCCGCCTGGGACATCGCGCGATCGGCGTCGCTCTCGGGTTGCTGCTGCAGAAGGCATTGCCGGAGCCGCCGGACCGCTGGCACCCGGTGGGCTGGTTCGGAACGGCGATGCAACGGGTCGAGGCAGTCACCTACGCCGACAGCCGCTCCGCCGGGGTGCGCCATGCCCTCGCGGGTGTCGCGCTCGGCGCGGTGGCCGGCCGGGCGACAAGTTCCACCGTCCTGGCCGTGGGGCTCTGCGCGGCTGGTCGCGAGCTGCGCCGGGCGGCACGGCTGGTCGAGGCACCCCTGCTCGACGGTGACCTGGCAGGCGCTCGCGCCCACCTGCCCTCGCTCGTCGGTCGCGACCCGAGCCGACTCGACGCATCGGCGATCGCTGCAGCCGTGGTCGAGTCGCTGGCGGAGAACTCGGTCGACGCCGTGATCGCACCAGCCGCCTGGGGTCTCCTCGCCGGCGCCCCCGGGGTGCTGGCGCACCGGGCGATCAACACGATGGACGCCATGGTCGGCCACCACGACGACCGCTACGAGAACTACGGCTGGGCCTCAGCCCGCCTCGACGACGGCGCCAACTGGATCCCGGCCCGACTCTTCGCGCTGCTGGTCATGGCGGCCGAGCCCGGCCGCGCGAGCGCTGTCCGCGGAGCCGTACGACGCGATGCCCACCTGCACCCCTCCCCCAACGCCGGCGTGGCGGAAGCCGCGGTCGCTGCCGCGCTCGGGCGTGAGCTCGGCGGCCCGCTGCACTACGGCGAACGCCACGAGGACCGGCCACGACTCGGTGACGGCGCCCGCCCCGAGGCGGTCGACATCTCGAGGGCGCGAGAGCTGACGAGCCGGGTCGAATGGGCGCTCATCGGGGCGCTGGTGCTGCTGTGGTGGACAGACCGCCGGCTCGCGCCCGCCCACGCCGGGGCCATGCGCACGAGGAGGACCACCTGA
- a CDS encoding adenosylcobinamide amidohydrolase has translation MTYGASILPPGPDHRHVLVWQFDRPVHALSSASVGGGFSTPAWLLNVGVPHDYSRIDLDEHAAAIATGRDLSGSGIAMFTAVDVTRAEHACFEGASVCATVGVTKPTWAADPEAGHALWPGTINLVAQLPVALEQPAMVQALLAMTEAKTQALLETQVPGTGTASDAITLVCPVADRAERFGGVRSTWGHRLAMATHAAVHQGLAAHPGRAR, from the coding sequence ATGACGTATGGCGCCAGCATCCTGCCTCCCGGCCCCGACCACCGGCACGTCCTGGTCTGGCAGTTCGATCGTCCGGTGCACGCGTTGTCGTCGGCCTCGGTCGGCGGTGGCTTCAGCACGCCTGCCTGGCTGCTCAACGTCGGTGTGCCGCACGACTACTCGCGGATCGACCTCGACGAGCACGCAGCAGCAATCGCGACCGGGCGGGACCTCTCCGGGTCGGGCATCGCGATGTTCACGGCCGTCGACGTCACCCGGGCGGAGCATGCGTGCTTCGAGGGAGCGTCGGTGTGCGCGACCGTCGGGGTCACCAAGCCGACGTGGGCCGCCGACCCGGAGGCCGGGCACGCCCTCTGGCCGGGCACGATCAACCTGGTCGCGCAGCTGCCGGTCGCCCTGGAGCAGCCCGCGATGGTCCAGGCCCTGCTCGCCATGACGGAGGCCAAGACCCAGGCACTGCTGGAGACGCAGGTGCCCGGCACGGGAACAGCGAGCGACGCGATCACGCTGGTCTGCCCCGTCGCAGACCGGGCGGAGCGGTTCGGGGGTGTGCGGTCCACCTGGGGTCATCGGTTGGCGATGGCGACGCATGCCGCCGTGCACCAGGGGCTGGCCGCACATCCGGGACGTGCCCGATGA
- a CDS encoding cobyric acid synthase: protein MSGALLVCGATSGAGKSTVTSALCRTWSDAGRDVAPFKAQNMSNHAAVTADGGEIGRAQAMQAVAARVAPDRRMNPILLKPSAERTSHLVVLGDELSLTDAAGYGEVSRGLRDVVLDAFTSLRAEHDWVVAEGAGGAAEINLLDRDLVNLPLAAAAGMPAIVLVDIDRGGAFASAYGTWALLPDHLRRQVRGFVFNQFRGDASLLDSGHAELTDRTGLPVLGVLPHLGHHPMLGLEDSLDLAATTRPVTSPSPLRVAVVRLPHLANPSDFDPLVMEPSVSLRWATHPDDVEDADLVILPGSRTTVADLAWARERGLADAVARTDAAVLGICAGYQMLGRWIDDPIESGSGRVSGLALLDVETTFATPKIVRRTGSGYEIRWGRPTGGDPWDARVEGSRRGSVHGTSVHGLFDDDSFRHSFLGEVARSRGRRYVPSPVPFDTAVDEHLDHLAAWLGDHLDLAAVDEIATSALPASEAPGWFR, encoded by the coding sequence TTGAGCGGCGCCCTGCTGGTCTGCGGTGCCACCAGCGGTGCCGGCAAGTCCACCGTCACCTCCGCGCTGTGCCGGACCTGGTCAGACGCCGGGCGTGACGTCGCGCCGTTCAAGGCCCAGAACATGTCCAACCACGCCGCGGTCACGGCCGACGGTGGCGAGATCGGACGCGCCCAGGCGATGCAGGCGGTGGCGGCACGGGTGGCCCCGGACCGACGGATGAACCCGATCCTGCTCAAGCCGTCGGCCGAGCGGACCAGCCACCTCGTCGTGCTCGGTGACGAGCTCTCGCTCACGGACGCCGCCGGCTACGGCGAGGTCTCGCGTGGTCTGCGGGACGTGGTCCTCGACGCATTCACCTCGCTGCGCGCGGAGCACGACTGGGTGGTCGCGGAAGGTGCTGGTGGAGCGGCGGAGATCAACCTCCTGGACCGCGACCTGGTCAACCTGCCGCTCGCGGCTGCCGCCGGCATGCCGGCGATCGTGCTGGTCGACATCGACCGTGGCGGGGCGTTCGCGTCGGCATACGGGACCTGGGCGCTGCTCCCGGACCACCTGCGGCGTCAGGTTCGCGGCTTCGTGTTCAACCAGTTCCGCGGCGATGCCTCCCTGCTCGACTCCGGTCATGCAGAGCTCACCGACCGCACCGGGTTGCCAGTGCTCGGAGTGCTCCCGCACCTCGGTCACCATCCGATGCTCGGCCTCGAGGACAGCCTCGACCTGGCGGCGACCACGCGACCGGTCACCTCGCCGTCGCCCCTGCGGGTAGCGGTCGTGCGGCTGCCGCACCTGGCCAACCCGTCCGACTTCGACCCGCTCGTGATGGAACCTTCGGTGAGCCTGCGCTGGGCCACCCATCCCGACGACGTCGAGGACGCGGATCTCGTGATCCTGCCGGGCAGTCGCACGACGGTCGCCGACCTGGCGTGGGCCCGCGAGCGCGGCCTGGCCGACGCCGTGGCCCGCACCGATGCGGCTGTGCTCGGGATCTGCGCCGGCTATCAGATGCTCGGGCGGTGGATCGACGACCCGATCGAGTCAGGATCAGGCCGGGTGTCCGGGCTGGCCCTGCTGGACGTGGAGACGACGTTCGCCACGCCGAAGATCGTGCGCCGGACCGGCTCCGGCTATGAGATCCGGTGGGGACGCCCAACGGGTGGCGATCCCTGGGACGCCCGCGTCGAGGGCAGCCGCCGGGGTTCGGTGCACGGGACCAGCGTGCACGGCCTCTTCGATGACGACAGCTTCAGGCACTCCTTCCTGGGCGAGGTGGCACGGTCGCGTGGACGGCGTTATGTCCCGTCCCCCGTGCCCTTCGACACGGCCGTGGACGAGCACCTCGACCACCTGGCGGCATGGCTCGGCGACCACCTCGACCTGGCGGCCGTGGACGAGATCGCGACCTCGGCCCTGCCGGCCTCCGAGGCCCCGGGGTGGTTCCGATGA
- the cobO gene encoding cob(I)yrinic acid a,c-diamide adenosyltransferase — MTDHAEPRTKRPYDKRELHSAPSLVLVNTGHGKGKSTAAFGTVLRSVAREWPTAVVQFIKSGSWHTGEEKISRQIGVDWFTAGDGFSWDSTDLDESRAKAVAAWAFAKDLINAGEHRMILLDEVSYPMNWGWIDADDVAATLRERPTDTSVFLTGREMPQPVIDVADTVTEMVKVKHAFEQGIRARKGIDY; from the coding sequence ATGACAGACCACGCAGAGCCGCGCACGAAGCGCCCCTACGACAAGCGCGAGCTGCACTCGGCGCCGTCGCTGGTGCTGGTCAACACCGGCCACGGCAAGGGCAAGTCGACGGCAGCCTTCGGCACCGTGCTGCGGTCGGTGGCGCGGGAGTGGCCGACCGCCGTGGTGCAGTTCATCAAGAGCGGCAGCTGGCACACCGGCGAGGAGAAGATCAGCCGTCAGATCGGGGTCGACTGGTTCACCGCCGGCGACGGCTTCAGCTGGGACTCCACCGACCTCGACGAGAGCCGGGCCAAGGCAGTGGCGGCCTGGGCGTTCGCCAAGGACCTCATCAACGCAGGCGAGCACCGGATGATCCTGCTCGACGAGGTCAGCTATCCGATGAACTGGGGTTGGATCGACGCCGACGACGTCGCCGCGACCCTGCGGGAGCGACCGACCGACACCAGCGTCTTCCTCACCGGACGTGAGATGCCGCAGCCGGTCATCGACGTCGCGGACACCGTCACGGAGATGGTGAAGGTCAAGCACGCCTTCGAACAAGGCATCCGGGCACGCAAGGGGATCGACTATTGA